In a single window of the Streptomyces sp. NBC_00285 genome:
- a CDS encoding carbohydrate ABC transporter permease: MSTKTLPGRGDTHEPIPARPEKGAGRLRLALRSTARGRQTRAAWILAAPFLALFLAFMLVPVVWSLLMSLTDTQSADLRTPLNVSFIGFDNYVRLFQDEQFVHALRNTVVFVVVGLPLTLATGLAVAVALNSGIGRFRAVFRVGFYLPVITSVVAVAVVWKTLLEPQAGLVNTVLGWFGIDGPAWLADTRFALPVMIVMAVWRNLGTVMIIMLAGLQSVPQSLMEAAELDGAGAWQRFWRVTFPLLRPALLLTAVTTGIGYLQFFDEPFVMTDGGPLDSTLSATMYAYNQFGNGNYDVASAAGYVVFVLIIALTVLQFRVLRDKD; the protein is encoded by the coding sequence ATGTCCACGAAAACGCTCCCCGGGCGGGGCGACACCCACGAACCGATCCCCGCACGGCCCGAGAAGGGAGCCGGCCGCCTGCGACTCGCCCTCCGCAGCACCGCGCGCGGCAGGCAGACCCGGGCCGCGTGGATCCTCGCGGCCCCGTTCCTCGCCCTGTTCCTGGCGTTCATGCTGGTGCCGGTCGTCTGGTCGCTGCTGATGAGCCTGACCGACACGCAGAGCGCTGATCTGCGGACCCCGCTGAACGTGTCGTTCATCGGCTTCGACAACTACGTGCGGCTCTTCCAGGACGAGCAGTTCGTTCACGCTCTGCGCAACACGGTCGTGTTCGTGGTGGTGGGTTTGCCGCTGACGCTGGCCACCGGGCTGGCCGTGGCGGTCGCCCTCAACAGCGGCATCGGCCGCTTCCGGGCCGTCTTCCGGGTCGGCTTCTACCTCCCGGTGATCACCAGCGTCGTGGCCGTCGCGGTGGTGTGGAAGACGCTGCTGGAGCCGCAGGCGGGGCTGGTGAACACGGTTCTGGGCTGGTTCGGGATCGACGGTCCGGCCTGGCTGGCGGACACCCGGTTCGCTCTCCCCGTCATGATCGTGATGGCGGTATGGCGCAACCTCGGCACCGTCATGATCATCATGCTGGCGGGTCTGCAGTCCGTGCCGCAGTCCCTGATGGAGGCGGCCGAACTCGACGGCGCCGGGGCCTGGCAGCGGTTTTGGCGGGTCACCTTCCCGCTCCTGCGCCCCGCCCTGCTGCTGACCGCGGTCACCACCGGAATCGGCTATTTGCAGTTCTTCGACGAGCCGTTCGTGATGACCGACGGCGGACCGCTGGACTCCACCCTGTCCGCCACGATGTACGCCTACAACCAGTTCGGCAACGGCAACTACGACGTTGCGTCGGCCGCTGGTTACGTCGTCTTCGTCCTCATCATCGCGCTGACCGTGCTGCAGTTCCGCGTGCTGCGAGACAAGGACTGA
- a CDS encoding extracellular solute-binding protein, with translation MRTPTRHTVRTVQVLCVTVTAALVATGCGRSADSGPGTDAPAKLGSGKATGKVVMWSMGDPDKSLESLAKKFEEQNPGAKVQITPVPWASAHDKLTTAIAGGNTPDMSVIGTTWMAEMAGMNGFQATPTSIKSSDFYPGQWDTTKYKDTSYGVPFIADTQAVYYRSDLAAKAGIKGAPASDWAGYLKDLKAIQATAGKQNPKLRYASGWQIGFNSWIFLLPLVWQQDGDIYDPSTKKFTFDSPAVAKALEYYASVPKEGLAPTDKTDSLQAFQDGQIAVYKDGAWVSGSLRKDAPKLDSKWKTMPLPKGKQAAGFAGGSDLAVFKDAKNSDAAWKFAQFLTEPANLAAYTKATGSLPATPGAWDEAKLSDDAAMQAFAEQLKVSKAPPAITTWQQVADAIDSELERLSLGKATVAQAQQDLQSKATSIGTGR, from the coding sequence ATGCGTACGCCTACTCGTCACACCGTCAGAACAGTCCAGGTCCTGTGCGTCACCGTCACGGCAGCTCTGGTGGCCACCGGATGCGGCCGCAGTGCCGACTCCGGGCCCGGCACGGACGCCCCCGCAAAGCTGGGCAGCGGCAAGGCCACCGGCAAGGTCGTCATGTGGTCCATGGGCGACCCCGACAAGTCCCTGGAGAGCCTGGCCAAGAAGTTCGAGGAGCAGAACCCCGGCGCCAAGGTCCAGATCACCCCGGTGCCCTGGGCCTCCGCCCACGACAAGCTGACCACCGCCATCGCAGGCGGCAACACACCGGACATGTCCGTGATCGGCACCACCTGGATGGCCGAGATGGCTGGCATGAACGGTTTCCAGGCCACCCCGACGTCGATCAAGTCGTCGGACTTCTACCCGGGTCAGTGGGACACCACGAAGTACAAGGACACCTCCTACGGTGTCCCGTTCATCGCCGACACCCAGGCCGTCTACTACCGCAGCGACCTCGCTGCGAAGGCCGGCATCAAGGGCGCCCCGGCCAGTGACTGGGCCGGTTACCTGAAGGACCTGAAGGCCATCCAGGCCACCGCGGGCAAGCAGAACCCGAAGCTGCGCTACGCCAGCGGGTGGCAGATCGGCTTCAACTCCTGGATCTTCCTCCTGCCGCTGGTCTGGCAGCAGGACGGCGACATCTACGACCCGAGCACCAAGAAGTTCACCTTCGACTCACCGGCGGTCGCCAAGGCGCTGGAGTACTACGCGAGCGTTCCCAAGGAGGGCTTGGCGCCGACCGACAAGACGGACAGCCTGCAGGCTTTCCAGGACGGACAGATCGCGGTTTACAAGGACGGCGCGTGGGTCAGCGGCAGCCTCCGCAAAGACGCCCCGAAGCTGGACAGCAAGTGGAAGACCATGCCACTGCCGAAGGGCAAGCAGGCGGCCGGGTTCGCCGGCGGCAGCGACCTGGCGGTGTTCAAGGACGCCAAGAACTCCGACGCGGCATGGAAGTTCGCCCAGTTCCTCACCGAACCCGCCAACCTCGCCGCCTACACGAAGGCAACGGGATCCCTTCCCGCCACGCCGGGGGCGTGGGACGAGGCGAAGTTGAGCGACGACGCGGCGATGCAGGCGTTCGCCGAGCAGCTCAAGGTCAGCAAGGCGCCGCCCGCCATCACCACCTGGCAGCAGGTCGCCGACGCCATCGACTCCGAACTGGAGAGGCTGAGCCTGGGCAAGGCCACCGTCGCCCAGGCGCAGCAGGACCTGCAGTCCAAGGCCACCAGCATCGGCACGGGCCGCTGA
- a CDS encoding DUF6192 family protein has product MMRGFHRAMEFTDLIGVCQGSVAGASRLVPRLRGHQPPGATDLTLRHSHK; this is encoded by the coding sequence ATGATGCGGGGCTTCCACCGGGCCATGGAGTTCACCGACTTGATCGGCGTCTGTCAGGGCTCTGTCGCCGGGGCGAGCCGGCTGGTGCCCCGCCTGCGCGGGCACCAGCCGCCCGGGGCCACGGATCTCACGTTGCGCCACTCTCACAAATGA
- a CDS encoding amidase: MQPYELTLADAAQQIRARRLSPVELVDSVLERIDQVDPHVEAYVAVTAEQARGAAREAEQEAARGMFRGPLHGVPAGLKDLIDVAGSPTSASSRVRAGHRAAADSTVAARLRAAGSVLVGKTHTHEFAYGLTTPQTGNAWDRGRVAGGSSGGSAVAVAAGAATFALGTDTGGSIRVPAALNGVVGLKPTYGLVPRHGVTSLSWSLDHVGPVTRTVEDAALVLNILAGHDPRDPASLDTSAVDHRPEREPDLEGMRVGVPRNYYFDHVDAEVETAVRRGIAQLETLGVHLVEIDIPMTRYIQATQWGLMVPEATAYHEGTLRTVPELYQADVRILLEAGELMGAGDYLRAQRSRTLMREEWARVLERVDVIAAPAVPMTAVKAGQESVTWSDGSTEAVSDAYVRLSSPANITGVPALSVPVGHDTAGMPIGMQLLGRPFGERQLLRVGHAYERTQSARSLAPAA; the protein is encoded by the coding sequence ATGCAGCCGTATGAGCTGACCCTCGCCGACGCCGCGCAGCAGATCCGGGCCCGCCGGCTGTCCCCCGTCGAGCTGGTGGACTCGGTCCTCGAACGCATCGACCAGGTGGACCCGCACGTCGAGGCGTACGTCGCGGTCACCGCTGAGCAGGCCCGCGGCGCGGCGCGGGAGGCCGAGCAGGAAGCGGCCCGCGGCATGTTCCGGGGGCCGCTGCACGGCGTCCCGGCCGGGCTCAAGGACCTGATCGACGTCGCCGGTTCGCCCACCAGCGCCAGTTCCCGGGTCCGGGCCGGCCACCGCGCCGCCGCCGACAGCACGGTCGCCGCCCGGCTGCGGGCCGCAGGCTCCGTCCTGGTCGGCAAGACCCACACCCACGAGTTCGCCTACGGCCTGACCACCCCGCAGACCGGCAACGCCTGGGACCGCGGCCGGGTCGCGGGAGGCTCCAGCGGCGGGTCCGCCGTCGCGGTGGCGGCCGGGGCGGCGACCTTCGCCCTCGGCACCGACACCGGCGGGTCGATCCGGGTTCCCGCCGCGCTGAACGGGGTCGTCGGCCTCAAGCCGACCTACGGGCTGGTGCCGCGCCACGGCGTCACATCGCTGTCCTGGTCGCTGGACCACGTCGGCCCGGTCACCCGCACCGTCGAGGACGCGGCCCTGGTCCTGAACATCCTCGCCGGGCACGACCCGCGTGACCCCGCCTCGCTGGACACCTCCGCCGTCGACCACCGGCCGGAACGGGAGCCGGACCTGGAGGGCATGCGCGTCGGGGTACCGCGCAACTACTACTTCGACCATGTCGACGCGGAGGTGGAGACCGCCGTCCGCCGGGGCATCGCGCAGCTGGAGACGCTCGGCGTCCATCTCGTCGAGATCGACATCCCGATGACCCGGTACATCCAGGCCACGCAGTGGGGGCTGATGGTTCCGGAGGCCACCGCCTACCACGAGGGCACGCTGCGCACGGTCCCCGAGCTGTACCAGGCGGACGTCCGCATCCTCCTGGAGGCCGGTGAGCTGATGGGCGCGGGCGACTATCTGCGTGCCCAGCGCTCCCGGACGCTGATGCGGGAGGAATGGGCTCGCGTTCTGGAGAGGGTCGACGTGATCGCCGCCCCGGCGGTCCCGATGACCGCGGTGAAGGCCGGTCAGGAGAGCGTCACCTGGTCCGACGGCTCGACCGAGGCCGTCTCCGACGCCTACGTGCGTCTGTCCTCCCCGGCCAACATCACCGGAGTGCCCGCTCTGTCCGTCCCGGTGGGCCACGACACGGCGGGCATGCCGATCGGCATGCAGCTGCTCGGGCGGCCCTTCGGCGAGCGGCAGCTGCTGCGGGTGGGCCACGCCTACGAGCGGACGCAGTCCGCCCGGTCGCTCGCGCCGGCCGCTTGA
- a CDS encoding carbohydrate ABC transporter permease, translating to MSTLSALRTAGPGTDRTLRRRRIRQKWGHPWLYLPLFGCLLLMVTPFLWMLSGSFKPEADIRQVPPVLVPTSPTLASYRQLFSSLDFTTMFANSVIVALAVTAGNLLFCSMLGYALAKLDFPGRRAVFSLVIGTLMVPGLVTFVPLYVLVANLKLTGSLLGLILPFLAAPFGVFLMRQFISTLPDELIDAARVDGCRELAIYWKIILPLTRPALATLGIITFLGSWNNFLWPLVVAQNEDQYTLPVGLALASSGQDFTRFGVLLAGAVVVLLPVMVVFLLFQRHFVAGIATTGLK from the coding sequence ATGAGCACTCTCTCCGCCCTTCGAACGGCCGGGCCGGGCACGGACCGGACTCTGCGGCGGCGTCGTATCCGGCAGAAATGGGGCCATCCCTGGCTGTATCTGCCGCTGTTCGGCTGCCTGCTGCTGATGGTCACGCCGTTTTTGTGGATGCTGTCCGGCTCCTTCAAGCCCGAGGCGGACATCCGCCAGGTGCCGCCGGTCCTGGTCCCCACCTCGCCCACGCTGGCCAGCTACCGGCAGCTGTTCAGCAGCCTGGACTTCACGACCATGTTCGCCAACTCGGTGATCGTGGCTCTGGCCGTGACCGCGGGCAACCTGCTGTTCTGCTCGATGCTCGGCTACGCCCTGGCCAAGCTGGACTTCCCAGGCCGGCGTGCCGTGTTCAGCCTGGTCATCGGCACCCTGATGGTGCCGGGCCTGGTCACGTTCGTGCCCCTGTACGTGCTGGTGGCCAACCTGAAGCTGACCGGCTCGCTGCTCGGGCTGATCCTGCCGTTCCTGGCCGCCCCGTTCGGGGTGTTCCTGATGCGGCAGTTCATCTCCACCCTGCCCGACGAACTCATCGACGCCGCCCGCGTCGACGGCTGCCGGGAACTGGCCATCTACTGGAAGATCATCCTGCCGCTAACCAGGCCGGCCCTCGCCACGCTGGGGATCATCACCTTCCTGGGTTCCTGGAACAACTTTCTGTGGCCGCTGGTCGTGGCCCAGAACGAGGACCAGTACACCCTCCCCGTCGGCCTCGCCCTGGCCTCCAGCGGACAGGACTTCACCCGCTTCGGCGTCCTCCTCGCCGGCGCCGTCGTCGTCCTGCTCCCCGTGATGGTCGTCTTCCTGCTTTTCCAGCGCCACTTCGTTGCCGGCATCGCCACCACAGGCCTGAAGTGA
- a CDS encoding TetR/AcrR family transcriptional regulator, whose protein sequence is MSRKPMVRPGGRSARVQASVHTAVRDILSERGRDAVTVPLVAQRAGVTPSTIYRRWGDLQELLSDVAVERLRPDTAPEDHGDLLSDLTAWAEQFLDEMSSPSGRAYIRDALLGGPDGSYAGQCSAYAAEQVDVMLARAIGREENAPDVETAMDRVVAPMMYRILFRPAGLDAAYARRLVTELLDAGEEHPLP, encoded by the coding sequence ATGAGTCGTAAGCCGATGGTGCGCCCCGGCGGGCGCAGTGCACGGGTCCAGGCTTCGGTGCACACCGCTGTCCGCGACATCCTGTCGGAGCGGGGCCGCGACGCGGTGACCGTCCCGTTGGTCGCCCAGCGCGCCGGAGTCACCCCCTCGACGATCTACCGCCGCTGGGGCGACCTTCAGGAGCTGCTGTCGGACGTCGCGGTGGAGCGCCTACGGCCCGACACTGCGCCGGAGGACCACGGTGACCTGCTGTCCGACCTGACGGCCTGGGCCGAACAGTTCCTTGACGAGATGTCGTCCCCCTCCGGCCGCGCCTACATCCGTGACGCTCTGCTCGGCGGCCCGGACGGCAGCTACGCCGGTCAGTGCTCGGCCTACGCGGCCGAACAGGTCGACGTCATGCTCGCCCGCGCGATCGGCCGCGAGGAGAACGCTCCCGACGTCGAGACGGCGATGGACCGCGTGGTCGCCCCCATGATGTACCGCATCCTCTTCCGCCCGGCCGGACTCGACGCCGCGTACGCCCGTCGGCTCGTGACCGAGCTCCTCGACGCGGGCGAAGAACACCCCCTCCCATGA
- a CDS encoding MBL fold metallo-hydrolase, whose protein sequence is MHTSPATAPVPSWTVGGVTVHRIDEVALPPATGPWLLPDATPEVVTAQDWLHPHFAGQDGILHIDSHSFAFVVNGLRVLVDTGIGNGKERANPAWHNLRTDFLERLTAAGFPPDSVDLVILTHLHADHVGWNTRQVNGEWVPTFSNARYLTSRTEREFWATYDMEAAREQMFRDSVIPVEQAGLLSTIDVPHKGAEIAPGLRLIPTPGHTPGHVAVELTSQGETALISGDCVHHPVQLAHPAIGACVDIDPRQSEATRRELLGSLAGTDTLLLGTHFAPPTAGRVVAHGDAYRLEPVPAS, encoded by the coding sequence ATGCACACCTCCCCCGCCACCGCCCCCGTCCCCTCCTGGACCGTGGGCGGCGTCACCGTCCACCGCATCGACGAGGTCGCCCTGCCGCCCGCGACCGGACCCTGGCTGCTGCCCGACGCCACCCCGGAGGTGGTGACCGCCCAGGACTGGCTGCACCCCCACTTCGCTGGCCAGGACGGGATTCTGCACATCGACAGCCACAGCTTCGCGTTCGTCGTGAACGGGCTGCGCGTTCTCGTCGACACCGGCATCGGCAACGGCAAGGAGCGGGCCAACCCGGCCTGGCACAACCTGCGGACCGACTTCCTGGAGCGCCTCACCGCCGCCGGTTTCCCCCCGGACTCCGTCGACCTGGTGATCCTCACCCACCTGCACGCCGATCACGTCGGCTGGAACACACGGCAGGTGAACGGCGAATGGGTCCCCACCTTCTCCAACGCCCGCTACCTCACCTCCCGCACGGAGCGGGAGTTCTGGGCCACGTACGACATGGAAGCGGCACGCGAACAGATGTTCCGCGACTCCGTGATCCCGGTCGAACAGGCGGGTCTGCTGAGCACGATCGACGTCCCGCACAAGGGAGCCGAGATCGCCCCCGGCCTGCGCCTGATCCCGACACCCGGCCACACCCCCGGCCACGTCGCCGTGGAACTGACCAGCCAGGGGGAGACAGCGCTGATCTCCGGCGACTGCGTCCACCACCCCGTCCAGCTCGCCCACCCCGCCATCGGCGCCTGCGTCGACATCGACCCGCGCCAGTCCGAAGCCACCCGCCGCGAGCTGCTCGGCTCCCTCGCCGGCACGGACACCCTCCTCCTCGGCACCCACTTCGCACCGCCCACCGCCGGCCGCGTGGTCGCCCACGGCGACGCCTACCGACTGGAACCCGTCCCCGCTTCCTGA
- a CDS encoding LacI family DNA-binding transcriptional regulator, translated as MGVTIADVAARAGVSKTTVSRVLNSKGEINENTVLKVRKAISELGYVPSAGAVGLARGTTQMIGMLVPDLAWAWAGIVQAVIETLETEGFGLRMLTWNRAEESLRRLGLQVAAKSFDGLLVIEPEGAMGYITELHETGLPVVLIDDRFQRPGFPYVATTNREGGAQAARHLLEIGRRRPLVVTGPEVFGCTRERLGGFVDVYAQAGIEVDPRGIVCGDFQFDESRSAVARALADGLEFDAVFAHNDPTAAGALTALHEAGLSIPQDVAVVGFDDVEMASYTYPALTTIRQPMREMGEAAARLLLDHVRGSPEAASSRTIPTSLVVRGSTLRASPN; from the coding sequence ATGGGAGTCACCATCGCCGACGTGGCCGCCCGGGCCGGCGTCAGCAAAACAACCGTCTCGCGCGTGCTCAACAGCAAGGGCGAGATCAACGAGAACACGGTCCTGAAGGTCCGCAAGGCGATCTCGGAGCTCGGCTATGTGCCGAGCGCCGGTGCGGTCGGCCTCGCCCGCGGCACGACACAGATGATCGGCATGCTGGTCCCTGACCTGGCCTGGGCCTGGGCCGGCATCGTGCAGGCGGTCATCGAGACCCTGGAGACCGAGGGCTTCGGACTGCGCATGCTGACCTGGAACCGCGCAGAGGAATCACTGCGCCGCCTGGGTCTGCAGGTCGCTGCCAAGTCGTTCGACGGTCTGCTGGTGATAGAGCCCGAGGGGGCCATGGGATACATCACCGAACTGCACGAAACGGGGCTGCCGGTCGTGCTGATAGACGACCGTTTCCAGCGGCCGGGGTTCCCCTACGTGGCCACCACCAACCGGGAGGGTGGTGCGCAGGCGGCGCGGCACCTGCTGGAGATCGGGCGCCGTCGTCCTCTGGTGGTCACCGGTCCCGAGGTGTTCGGCTGTACCCGGGAACGGCTGGGCGGCTTCGTCGACGTCTACGCGCAGGCTGGGATCGAGGTCGACCCGCGCGGCATCGTCTGCGGGGACTTCCAGTTCGACGAGAGCCGGAGCGCGGTCGCCCGCGCTCTCGCGGACGGCCTGGAGTTCGACGCGGTCTTCGCGCACAACGATCCCACGGCGGCCGGCGCGCTCACCGCCCTGCACGAGGCCGGCCTGTCGATTCCCCAGGATGTCGCCGTGGTGGGCTTCGACGACGTTGAGATGGCCTCGTATACCTATCCGGCACTGACCACCATCCGCCAGCCCATGCGGGAGATGGGCGAGGCGGCGGCGCGTCTGCTGCTGGACCACGTGCGCGGCTCGCCGGAAGCCGCCTCCTCGCGCACCATTCCGACCAGTCTTGTGGTCCGCGGCTCGACGTTACGGGCGAGCCCGAACTGA
- a CDS encoding UDP-N-acetylmuramoyl-L-alanyl-D-glutamate--2,6-diaminopimelate ligase → MKLSELLAGHDHEVIQGDPETGITAGIYIDAHRVAPGSLFIAVPGHREGGPESIGPALARGAVAILICSATAQLPVATWASAAGVCVVAVADTRKAAAVVASRYHGEPGRQMKMVAVTGTNGKTSVSSMVESVLRVAEHARVGVIGTGGSRIGDELIPMPQSVLTTPESPDFQYLLGCMRDRGVAVVALEATSMGLLTHRLDHSFIDVGVFTNLTQDHLDDHGTMENYRDAKLRLFQGLCRRAVVNADDPVGACVGALMPGAVVTYGIDAEADYRATDLTMDAAGTRFTLHHAGHKYPAAIPVPGRFSVSNALATVAACHLIGHSLAGLVAALEQMPPIPGRFERYETPDGTSVIVDYAHSPDSLEKVLTTIRGFASGRVVTVFGCGGDRDITKRARMGKIAGTYSDLCVLTSDNPRNEDPRAIMDQIVPGLLASGTTFERFADRRRAISFALSAAQRGDVILIAGKGSETYQIVNEELLPFSDMATVRELATR, encoded by the coding sequence GTGAAGTTGAGCGAGCTGCTCGCCGGGCACGATCATGAAGTCATCCAGGGCGATCCGGAGACGGGGATCACCGCAGGCATCTACATCGACGCCCACCGCGTCGCTCCGGGATCCCTGTTCATCGCGGTACCCGGCCATCGCGAGGGCGGCCCGGAGTCGATCGGACCGGCTCTCGCACGCGGCGCGGTGGCGATACTCATCTGCTCCGCGACGGCCCAACTTCCGGTCGCGACCTGGGCGTCGGCAGCTGGTGTATGCGTCGTAGCCGTCGCGGACACGCGCAAGGCGGCCGCTGTCGTCGCCTCCCGCTACCACGGGGAGCCAGGCCGGCAGATGAAGATGGTGGCGGTCACGGGCACCAACGGGAAGACGTCGGTCTCCTCCATGGTGGAGTCGGTGCTGAGGGTCGCCGAGCACGCCAGGGTGGGGGTCATCGGGACGGGCGGCAGCCGGATCGGCGACGAACTGATCCCGATGCCGCAGTCGGTACTGACCACACCGGAGTCGCCGGACTTCCAGTATCTGCTCGGGTGCATGCGCGACCGCGGTGTCGCCGTCGTGGCCCTCGAAGCCACGTCGATGGGCCTGCTGACCCACCGCCTCGACCACTCGTTCATCGACGTAGGGGTGTTCACCAACCTGACGCAGGATCACCTGGACGACCACGGCACCATGGAGAACTACCGGGACGCCAAACTGCGTCTGTTCCAGGGGCTGTGCCGGCGCGCGGTGGTCAACGCCGACGACCCGGTCGGAGCCTGCGTCGGGGCGCTGATGCCCGGCGCGGTCGTCACGTACGGCATCGACGCGGAGGCGGACTACCGGGCGACCGACCTCACCATGGACGCCGCCGGCACCCGCTTCACCCTGCACCACGCCGGCCACAAGTATCCGGCGGCGATCCCCGTGCCTGGACGGTTCTCCGTCTCCAACGCACTGGCCACTGTCGCAGCCTGCCACCTCATCGGGCACAGTCTGGCCGGACTGGTCGCCGCTCTCGAGCAGATGCCCCCGATCCCGGGAAGGTTCGAACGCTACGAGACCCCGGACGGCACGTCCGTCATCGTGGACTATGCGCACTCCCCGGACTCACTGGAGAAGGTGCTGACCACCATCCGCGGCTTCGCCTCTGGCCGGGTCGTCACGGTCTTCGGCTGCGGCGGGGACCGGGACATCACCAAGCGCGCCCGGATGGGGAAGATCGCCGGCACCTACTCCGATCTGTGCGTTCTCACTTCGGACAATCCCCGGAACGAAGATCCCCGGGCGATCATGGATCAGATCGTCCCGGGGCTGCTCGCGAGCGGCACCACTTTCGAGCGGTTCGCCGACCGCCGCCGTGCCATCTCCTTCGCCCTGTCCGCCGCACAGCGCGGCGACGTCATCCTGATCGCGGGCAAAGGCAGCGAGACCTACCAGATCGTCAACGAGGAACTGCTGCCGTTCAGCGACATGGCGACGGTACGCGAGCTCGCCACGCGGTAG